A portion of the Burkholderia sp. GAS332 genome contains these proteins:
- a CDS encoding putrescine transport system substrate-binding protein yields the protein MKIRHAKLLSLTGTMLCSLTVLTAMNAARAADTTINVYNWSDYIAKDTISGFEKQSGITVKYDSYDSDDTLQAKLLAGSSGYDIVVPTSSYMARQIEAGVYQKIDKSKMPNLANLDPGLMKLIADADPGNQYGVPWAWGTDGVGYNVQAVTKALGADAPVDSWSLVFDPANLSKLKSCGVSFLDAAADVFPAALQYMHKDPNSTNPGDYQAAYEMLKKVRPYITQFNSSGYINDLANNDICVALGYSGDVGIARRRAAEAKRSYEVRFSNIKDAGLLWMDVMAIPKDAPHPEAAMKWMNYIEDPKVSAAITNEVFYPTANRAARQFVTPAIEQDANVYPPEAVLNKMTLMRPQPAPIMRLENRLWAQLKSGS from the coding sequence ATGAAGATCCGTCATGCCAAGCTTCTCTCGCTCACCGGCACGATGCTGTGCTCGCTGACTGTGCTCACCGCCATGAACGCTGCGCGCGCAGCGGACACCACGATCAATGTCTACAACTGGTCGGACTACATCGCCAAAGACACGATCTCGGGCTTTGAGAAGCAATCCGGCATCACCGTGAAATACGACAGTTACGATAGCGACGACACGCTGCAGGCCAAACTGCTTGCAGGTAGCTCCGGGTATGACATCGTTGTGCCCACATCGAGTTATATGGCACGCCAGATCGAAGCCGGTGTGTATCAGAAGATCGACAAATCGAAGATGCCGAACCTCGCCAATCTCGATCCGGGTTTGATGAAGCTGATTGCCGATGCGGACCCCGGCAATCAATACGGCGTGCCGTGGGCGTGGGGTACCGACGGTGTCGGCTATAACGTTCAGGCTGTGACGAAAGCGCTGGGCGCGGATGCGCCTGTCGATAGCTGGTCGCTGGTGTTCGATCCGGCGAATCTGTCGAAGCTGAAAAGCTGCGGCGTGTCTTTCCTCGATGCGGCTGCGGATGTTTTCCCGGCCGCGCTTCAGTACATGCACAAGGACCCCAACAGCACCAATCCCGGCGACTACCAGGCCGCCTATGAAATGCTGAAGAAAGTGCGGCCGTATATCACCCAGTTCAATTCTTCCGGCTACATCAACGATCTGGCGAACAACGATATCTGCGTGGCGTTGGGCTATTCGGGCGACGTGGGGATCGCACGACGACGCGCAGCGGAAGCGAAGCGTTCGTATGAGGTGCGGTTCTCGAACATCAAGGATGCGGGCCTGCTTTGGATGGACGTGATGGCGATTCCGAAAGATGCCCCGCATCCGGAAGCGGCGATGAAGTGGATGAACTACATCGAAGATCCGAAGGTGAGTGCGGCGATTACAAACGAAGTGTTCTATCCGACTGCGAATCGGGCGGCTCGGCAGTTTGTGACGCCGGCGATCGAACAGGATGCGAATGTGTATCCGCCGGAGGCGGTGCTGAACAAGATGACGTTGATGCGGCCGCAGCCCGCGCCGATCATGCGGCTTGAGAACCGGCTGTGGGCGCAGTTGAAGTCGGGGAGTTGA
- a CDS encoding transcriptional regulator, AraC family: protein MDLRQKSVSGRLYRLMLDAAERQGLDRAKIIRNIGIDEADIAASDARVSGDKHVMMLKLAETCMSRGAPPEGDVLLYLLSFPELAGVVCNSPTLRDALRKYVAYRDLIGNVDWLVMHEQGDEIAFEYVLEGEGRSASSALGNFALIASVARLYDARLRVRETGITDARMGAAPVPGDAFGGRVQLDQARNRMVLQSSALDRAFEVYNAPLSKIHLHAAHGMLQRIREQGQFSPTVKRCLRDVLREHADAIEPKSLQALVCERLALTRWTLQRKLAAERKTFSEVLTQTRIDEARTLLAHTPMPISEISERVGFASTTAFTRFFTRACGAPPARYRGRHRGAALPMARIDGDSDGG, encoded by the coding sequence GTGGATTTGCGCCAGAAATCCGTATCAGGACGGCTCTATCGGCTGATGCTCGACGCAGCGGAACGGCAGGGTCTCGATCGAGCAAAGATCATTCGCAATATCGGAATTGACGAGGCCGATATTGCTGCATCGGATGCACGTGTCTCTGGCGATAAGCACGTCATGATGCTCAAGCTGGCGGAAACCTGCATGTCGCGCGGCGCCCCACCGGAGGGTGATGTGCTGCTCTATCTATTGTCTTTTCCAGAGCTTGCGGGCGTGGTATGCAATAGCCCGACGCTGCGCGATGCATTGCGTAAATATGTCGCGTACCGCGATCTGATCGGCAATGTTGACTGGCTTGTCATGCACGAGCAAGGCGATGAAATCGCGTTCGAGTATGTGTTAGAGGGTGAAGGCAGAAGTGCCTCGAGCGCGCTGGGCAATTTCGCGCTGATCGCGAGTGTCGCAAGGCTTTACGACGCGCGATTGCGTGTGCGTGAAACAGGCATCACCGACGCACGGATGGGCGCGGCCCCGGTGCCGGGTGACGCATTCGGCGGGAGGGTTCAACTCGATCAGGCGCGCAATCGCATGGTGTTGCAGTCATCGGCACTGGATCGTGCGTTCGAGGTCTACAATGCGCCGCTCTCGAAGATCCACTTACATGCCGCGCATGGCATGCTGCAGCGCATTCGCGAGCAGGGGCAGTTTTCTCCCACGGTCAAGCGCTGTCTGCGTGATGTGCTTCGCGAACATGCGGATGCGATCGAGCCGAAAAGTCTCCAGGCGCTCGTCTGTGAACGGCTCGCGCTGACGCGCTGGACGTTGCAACGAAAGCTGGCGGCCGAACGGAAAACGTTCAGCGAAGTGCTGACACAGACGCGTATCGACGAAGCGAGGACGCTGCTCGCACACACGCCGATGCCGATCAGCGAGATCAGCGAACGTGTCGGCTTCGCGTCGACGACGGCGTTCACGCGATTCTTTACCCGCGCGTGCGGTGCGCCGCCTGCACGTTACCGGGGCCGGCACCGTGGCGCCGCGCTGCCGATGGCACGAATCGATGGAGACAGCGATGGCGGCTGA